The genomic DNA CTGCCCTTGGGCACGTACTGCCCGGGGCCCCAGGCCCCCGCCCCCCCGAAAGCCCCCGGCCCCTCGGGGTAGTAGGGCAGAGGGGGGTGGGTGGCAGGGGGCAGCGCGAAGGGCTTCACCCCGTAGGGCACCAGCTTGCCCCCGCCGTACCCCCCCTCGTAGCCGCCGAACTCCAGGGCCCCGGCGGGCGGCTGCTGGGGGGCAAAGTACCAGCGGGGGGGGTCCTtggggggcaggggcagcggggGCCCCCGCTCCCCGTTGTAGAAGCGCCCGGGGGGCAGCGGGTActgctcctgcaggaagggCTGGAAGCGGGGGCCcggcagcagctgggggcagccgggggcGTCCGGCGGAGACGGGGTCAGGCGGTCGCCCTCCGAGGCCGCGTACATCCTGGGGGGGGACACGGTGGGCGTGGGGGGGGCACGCTCCtcccagggtggggggggggggagcacggGGAGGGCATGGGGGGGTACTCACGAGTCAAAGTTGTCCCGGAAGCCTTTAGCGAAGGGGTT from Oxyura jamaicensis isolate SHBP4307 breed ruddy duck chromosome 27 unlocalized genomic scaffold, BPBGC_Ojam_1.0 oxy27_random_OJ69910, whole genome shotgun sequence includes the following:
- the TBX21 gene encoding LOW QUALITY PROTEIN: T-box transcription factor TBX21 (The sequence of the model RefSeq protein was modified relative to this genomic sequence to represent the inferred CDS: substituted 1 base at 1 genomic stop codon) — its product is RRMFPFLSFNLSGLNPAAHYSVCVDVVLVDQHHWRYQGGKWVQCGKAEGNMPGTAARSLPPPPAPTHPPPPPXCPPPDGRCPQMIVLQSLHKYQPRLHVTEVKEGEGEAPCPSPHTHTFAFPETQFIAVTAYQNADITQLKIDHNPFAKGFRDNFDSMYAASEGDRLTPSPPDAPGCPQLLPGPRFQPFLQEQYPLPPGRFYNGERGPPLPLPPKDPPRWYFAPQQPPAGALEFGGYEGGYGGGKLVPYGVKPFALPPATHPPLPYYPEGPGAFGGAGAWGPGQYVPKG